A single genomic interval of Terriglobus albidus harbors:
- the acs gene encoding acetate--CoA ligase, producing MSTVSETSFDSLLRENRVFPPNAEFAARAHIKTREQYDAMYRRSIEQPEEFWADAARELDWFEPWTKVLEWEQPWAKWFVGGKLNLSHNCVDRHVQGSRAQKPAIIWEGEPGEVRTLTFAELLTEVQLAASMLKEAGVQKGDRVAIYMGMCPELAIALLACARIGAVHNVIFGGFAAHALVDRINDSGCVAVLTQDGGYRRGGEVKLKPIVDEALKSCPTIRTVIVHRRTGSEVAMTPGRDFWWHELTAKASPNCLAESMDAEDPLFILYTSGTTGKPKGLVHTTGGYAVGTYLTSKYVFDLQEDDVYFCTADIGWITGHSYVVYGPLQNGATVLMYEGAPNWPEPDRFWQIIDRHKVTIFYTAPTAIRAFIKWGDEWVRKYSLASLRLLGTVGEPINPEAWMWFHREIGHERCPIADTWWQTETGGHMIAPIPGAIAAKPGSATVPFFGVDAAVVTKEGEPVPDGHGGLLIIRKPWPSMARTIYGNPERYVAAYWSEIPGAYFTGDGARRDADGYFWLMGRVDDVINVSGHRLGTAEIESALVAHPAVAEAAVVGRPDDLKGQAISAFVTLEEHVTATDDLKQELRKWVAKEIGALARPDDLRFTQTLPKTRSGKIMRRLLRELATTGEVKGDTTTLEDFTVIAKLREQDE from the coding sequence ATGTCGACTGTGTCTGAAACAAGTTTTGATTCGCTTTTACGAGAAAACCGAGTTTTTCCGCCGAACGCTGAGTTCGCTGCACGGGCCCATATAAAAACGCGAGAGCAGTATGACGCCATGTACCGCCGCTCCATCGAGCAGCCGGAGGAGTTCTGGGCGGATGCGGCGCGCGAGCTCGACTGGTTCGAGCCATGGACGAAGGTCCTGGAGTGGGAGCAGCCCTGGGCGAAGTGGTTTGTCGGCGGCAAGCTGAACCTCAGCCACAACTGTGTCGATCGTCATGTGCAGGGCAGCCGTGCACAGAAGCCCGCGATCATCTGGGAGGGAGAGCCGGGTGAAGTCCGTACCCTGACCTTTGCCGAGCTTCTCACCGAGGTGCAGTTGGCGGCCAGCATGCTGAAAGAGGCGGGCGTCCAAAAGGGAGATCGCGTCGCGATCTACATGGGCATGTGCCCCGAGTTGGCGATTGCTCTGCTGGCCTGTGCCCGCATTGGTGCGGTACACAATGTGATCTTCGGCGGATTTGCAGCGCATGCTCTTGTCGACCGGATCAATGATTCCGGCTGCGTTGCGGTGTTGACCCAGGATGGCGGATACCGTCGCGGCGGAGAAGTGAAGCTGAAGCCCATCGTTGACGAGGCATTGAAGAGCTGTCCGACGATCCGGACCGTGATCGTCCATCGTCGCACGGGATCAGAGGTGGCCATGACTCCTGGCCGCGACTTTTGGTGGCATGAGCTGACCGCGAAGGCGTCGCCGAACTGCCTGGCCGAGTCCATGGATGCCGAGGATCCGCTGTTCATCCTCTATACCTCCGGAACAACCGGCAAGCCTAAGGGGCTGGTGCATACCACCGGCGGCTACGCGGTGGGCACATATCTGACCAGCAAATATGTGTTCGATCTGCAGGAGGACGATGTGTACTTCTGCACCGCCGATATCGGCTGGATTACAGGACACAGCTACGTTGTCTACGGACCGCTGCAGAACGGCGCAACCGTGCTGATGTATGAAGGCGCGCCTAACTGGCCGGAGCCGGACCGTTTCTGGCAGATTATCGACCGTCACAAGGTGACGATCTTCTATACCGCCCCTACGGCGATCCGTGCATTTATCAAGTGGGGCGACGAATGGGTCCGCAAATATTCGCTGGCTTCGCTGCGTCTGCTGGGCACGGTAGGTGAGCCCATCAATCCCGAGGCCTGGATGTGGTTCCATCGTGAGATCGGGCATGAGCGCTGCCCCATTGCCGACACCTGGTGGCAGACCGAGACCGGCGGACATATGATTGCGCCGATTCCAGGCGCCATTGCCGCCAAACCCGGATCGGCCACTGTGCCGTTCTTTGGTGTCGACGCGGCCGTCGTTACCAAGGAAGGGGAACCCGTGCCGGATGGCCACGGTGGTCTGCTGATCATTCGTAAACCCTGGCCCTCAATGGCGCGTACCATCTACGGCAACCCGGAGCGTTATGTTGCCGCCTACTGGTCGGAAATCCCGGGAGCGTATTTCACCGGCGACGGGGCACGGCGGGACGCGGACGGATATTTCTGGCTGATGGGCCGGGTGGACGACGTGATCAACGTCAGCGGACATCGCCTGGGAACGGCGGAGATCGAGTCAGCGCTGGTTGCCCATCCTGCTGTTGCGGAGGCTGCTGTCGTTGGCCGTCCGGATGACCTCAAAGGTCAGGCGATCTCTGCTTTTGTCACGCTGGAAGAACACGTTACAGCGACAGACGACTTGAAGCAGGAGCTGCGTAAATGGGTTGCCAAGGAGATCGGCGCCCTGGCGCGTCCGGACGATCTGCGCTTTACGCAGACTCTGCCGAAGACCCGATCGGGTAAGATCATGCGCCGTTTGCTGCGTGAACTGGCGACCACCGGAGAGGTAAAGGGCGACACCACGACGCTCGAGGATTTCACTGTCATCGCAAAACTGCGCGAACAGGACGAGTAA